The DNA window TGCCCGGCATCTCCGACCCGGAACTGGCCATCAGCACCATCCGCGAAACCGGCCTGCTGGAATTTGTAGACGCCGGCCTCACGCCTATTCCCGACGGCGCCGTTATCCAAACCACCTTTGGCGGCGCCCAACCTGAAGAAACCGAAACCCCGGCCGAGGCCCCCGCCGAAGGCGAAGAGCCTTCAGCAGAACCCACGGCGCCGGCGCAGGTCTACGAAACCGTCATCACCGGCGGCGACCTGGAAGAAGTAAGCAATGCCGGTTTCAATCCCGATACCCGGGTGGTTGAAATATACTTCAGCCTCAAAGATGAGGGGGCCAACAGGTTTGCCGAACACACCGGAGACAATATTGGCCGTTTCCTGTGCATAGTGCTGGATAAAACCGTCATCTCTTGCCCCGTGATCAACGCCAGAATTGATAAGAACGGCACCATCTCCCTGGGCAATGCCGACTTGACGGAAGGGCAGGCCCTGGCCATTCAATTGCGCTACGGCGCGCTGCCCGTGCCGCTAAAAGTAGTGGAAAGCCGTTCGGTGGGGCCAACGCTGGGGCAGGACTCGGTGCAAAAGAGCATTCGCGCCGGCACCATTGGGCTGATTGTGGTGCTGCTGTTTATGATTGTGTACTATCGCCTGCCGGGCTTTATGGCCGCCCTGGCCATGGTGATTTATGGCCTGCTCAACTTTGGCCTGTACAAAATCATCCCGGTCACGCTCACCCTGCCCGCCATCACCGGCTTTATTCTCTCCCTGGGCATGGCCGTAGACGCCAATATCCTGGTGTTTGAGCGCCTGAAAGAAGAACTGCGGGCCGGGCGCACCCTGAACAGGGCCATGGAACTTGGCTTCTCCCGCGCCTGGCCTTCTATTCGAGATTCGGCGGTGAGCACGCTCATTACCTGCGCCATTTTGTTCTGGTTTGGTTCCAACTTTGGGGCCAGCATTGTCAAGGGCTTTGCCGTAACCCTGGCCCTGGGGGTGGTCACCAATATCTTTACGGCGGTCACGGTCACGCGGACCTTCCTGCGTTTTATGTTGGGTTTAACCGGCGAAGGACTAAAAAACAGCGTCTTTTTGATGGGTTTTGCCTTGCAAGAGAGGTTTGCCAAAGTGCCCCGCTGGGCCAAAGGTTTGTATGCTATTGTGGACAAACGTAAATGGTTTTATCTTCTATCGGTCCTGGTCATTATCCCCGGCTTGATGGCCATGGGCATTTCGATGGCCCAATTTGGTTCCCTCTTGAAACCCAGCATTGATTTTGAGGGCGGCTCGTTGATGGAACTCCAGTTTGAGCAGCCGGTCCGGCCCAGCCAGGTTCGCCAAATTTTTACCGGCTTCACCTACGGCGGCGTTGATTATAAGGATGCCACTGTGACCACGGCCGAACAATTGGGGCAAGAAACAATTCTGGTTCGTTCCAAGTTTTTACCCGACGAGGCCAAATCAACGCTCCAGGCCCAATTGAGAACGCAGTTGGGTAACTTTGAGGAGTTGCGGTTTGACTCTGTTGGCCCCACAATTGGGGCAGAGGTAACCCGGGCCGGCCTTATCGCTGTTTCCGTAGCAGCGGTGGCGATCCTGCTTTACCTGTACTTTGCCTTCCGGGCCGTGCCCAACGCCTTCCGGTATGGGGTGGCCGCAGTGGTGGCCATGCTGCACGACATTTTGGTGACGGCCGGCTTTTTTGCCATTGCCGGGCTGGTAGCCGGTTGGGAAATTGACGCCCTTTTCCTCACCGCTATTTTAACCGTTATCGGTTACTCGGTGCATGATACCATTATTGTGTTCGACCGCATCCGGGAGAATCTCCCCCGGTATCGCATGGAACCTTATGGCGTTGTTTGTAACCGGAGTCTGTTAGAAACGCTCAATCGTAGCGTCGTCACTTCGTTGAGCACCGTTTTTGTGGTGCTGGCTATTTTGCTGTTTGGCGGCAGTACCATCAGGCAATTTACCGCCATCATCCTGGTGGGCATTATCAGCGGCACTTACTCTTCTATTTTCAACGCCGTGCCGGTGTTGGTTTCCTGGCGGTATGGCGAATTCGGCAATTTCTTCCGGCGATTGATTGGCCGCGCGCCGGTGGAAGCTACTACTTGATAACCATCAATTATATAAGCCCCTAAAGGTTCCAGACGAACCGGCGGTTCGTTCGTCTTTAGAGCCTGTCTGAAAAGCTTGACACAGGCTCCATGTCATTTCGAGCGTAGCGAGAAATCCCTACGGCTTAATGTTTTCAAGCGAGCTTCCGGGAATTTCTCAGCCTATGGCCTCGAAATGACATAAGCGTATGTAGAATTTGGGAGCGTATAAAAAAGACAACTTGCTCAGACCAAGTTGTCTTTTGCTTTGTTGGCGCTGACCAGGGCCAATAAACTTGCTTGCCGAGAAGCTTAAGGAATCACTTGCAGGCCGTCAACTTGGGCTGCTTCGCCGAGTTCATTAAAAGGCGAGAAAATGCGCACGTATTGATACGGGCCAAGGTCGGCGGGGGCGCGGGCGTCTACGTCTATTTGGATGCCGGTATCAGGGGCAGGCGGAACAATGAAGGGGGTGCCGTTGTAAAGAACGGCGGCGCTAAGGTCGGCATTGTTATTTTCCGGCGGGCCGTACGTGGGCCAAAGATTGGTATTGGTATCGGCCAGGTTATCGCCCCAGTAAAAAACGGTAAACCAGGGGCCGCTATTAGTTGGGCCAACTTGAATAATAACTTTGTCCAGCATAATCCCCAACCCTGCCCCAAGTTCGTAATAAACCAATTCATAAAAGTTGGTGTCATCATTCATGATGATGGGGTATCCACCCAGGTCAACCACAATTGCGGCGCCACAGGTAAGATTTCTTTCAGAGCCGTTTGGGGGGGTAGTTGGATATACTTCCGGTCCCGTGCCGGAGCCAATAGGGTTGCAACCCCAACCGTCATCGTCCACAATGGTGAGCGCGGATACCGGGGTAGCGCCAAGCGTGGCGTTAACCGGGCTGCTCAAGGTGAGCGTTAACGTTTCGCCCGGCTGCTCATTAACGGTATCACTAATGACCTGGACAACGAAATTCTGGCCGGTTTGATTGGGCGCAAAAATCAGCGCGCCGTTCACGGGATTATAATCATAATTGCCCAGGGGGGGCGGCGGGAGAGGTGGAATAGAAGTGGCGCTGCCGTCGGTGGTGCTATAAGTGACCGTAACCGCCAGGGCCGATGGCGCGCTGAGCGTAACGGCAACGGTAGCGGTGACGATACCTGTTCCGCCGTCATCGCCCTCGTTTGCGCTGAACTCTGTAGAAATAAAACTCACTTCCGGTTGCCCGTCGTTGTCCACAATTTCCAGCGTGGCCGGGTTGGGCGGGCCAAGCGCGGCGTTGGTGGGGTTACTGAGAGTGAGGTTGACTGTTTCGGTGAACTCGTTGGTCAGAATGTCGTCGGTAATGGGTATGGTAAAGGCGCTGGCGGTTTGGCCGGGCGCAAAAGGCAAAGTGCCACCGGCGGCGGTGTAGTCGCTGCCGGCCGTCGCCGAACCGTCGCTGGTGGCATAATCTACGGTGACGGTAAACGGTGAAGGCACACTCAGGGTGACGGTAACGAGCGCTGCGCCTACATCTTCACTCACGGTATAAATGGGGCGGTCAAATTGAACGGTGGGCTGGTCATTGTCAATAATTGTCACCGTGGCCGGGTTGGGCGCGCCTGGGGTAGCGTTAACAGGATTACTCAAGGTAACGAAAAAGGTCTCGTTCCCCTCGACAACTGCGTTGTTGATGATGGTTACAGCAAAAGTTTGGCTGATCTGGCCGGGCAGAAAAGTCAACACGCCGTTGGTGGCGGTGTAGTCGCTGCCGGCCGTGGCTGAACCATCGGCGGTGGCGTAGTTTACGTTGACGGTTTGCCCTGAAATTGCGCTGAGATTTACCGTTATGGTCACCAAACCATCGGCTTCGTTTGCATTATAATTTGCCGCGCTAAAAGCGACACTCGGCGGTGGGAGGGGGATGGGGGTGGCCGTAGGCGGCGGCAAGGTGGGTGGCGGCGAAGTGGGCGGCAGGGGAGTGGCGGTGGGCGGAACAAAGGTTGGTGAAGGTGGCGCAACCGTCGGGGAAGGTAAAGCAGGGGTAACGGTGGGCAAAACAGGCGTTGGCGATGGGGGAACCAGCGTTGGCGAGGCGGCCAGGGTTGGGGGTGTGGTAGGTGTGGGCAGTGTAGTTGGTGAAGGCGGCGGCAAGGTGGGCGGAATGGCAGTGGGCGAAGGAGATGGCAAAGGGGTAGGGGCCGGAGTGGGGGTAAAGGTGGGCCAAGCATTGGGCAAGAGGGCCACTTCACTGACCACGCCGGAACCATTGGCTGCTTGAAGCGCAATCTGATCACGGGCCACTTCGGCAATAATGCTCTGGTTCAGGGGGGCCGGCGCCAGCAACAGGTCCGTGCCGTAATTGGCTATTCTCGGGGAGAGCATGCTGGCTTCAACCTGCTCTTCCCGGATGAGCCACAGGGCGGTTTGCGAAGAACAGAGGATACAGCCAAAACTCAACAACAGAAAAATGAGCGCCAGCAAAGTTCTGCGCCAGCCGTCGTTTTCGTTTTTTGATTGCTTATTCTGCCATTCTGAAGCAGCAGGTATTTTTGTAGGCGCTATAGACACAATCTGCAAACATTATCCTCTGCCCCTAATTAATGGCCCTGGCGGCAAAATTTTCCCAAAAACTTTGTCGCGCCAACCTCTTCTGTTCTCTTCTGCCTATACACTTTACCCCATTTTGGGCATTAATTCAAGGCCCATTCTTAAAAATAATTGGCATAAAGGTACTATTTCCGGCGTCCGGCAGGTTCAGGTACGTAAAATGGACATCGCTGGTGGCTGTCAGTTCATCGCCTTCCATATCCCGGCCCACGGCCACCACTACGCCGGTTAAGGGGTTGGGCGCGGCGGCCTGAATGGTATAGCTGGCCGTATAAACCCAACCCTCGCCTCCATCAAGGGTGCTATTGTTATTCCAATCTCCAAACGCATAGGCGGCTTCCCCGGCCAGCGTATCGGTGACCTGGGTGATACTGATGGGGGAACCGTCGCCAATGCTGGCGATGTTGATCAGGTCCAAACCAAACAGAAAGAGAGATTGCATGTCATAATTGATCACAATAAAGGTAAAAACTACAGTCTCGTTCAGGTTGGCCACGGCCGGGCCGCTGCTGACCACCACTAATTGCGGGTCAAAGGAGAGGGTGGTGGTGTGGGTGTCGGTGGCAACCACGTTGTTATTGCTCAGATCTTTGCCTGAAACAGTCCCGGTGTTTACCAGTAGATGAGTATCGGTGGGTTGGATGGTATAGGCGGCCGTGTACACCCACGTTTCGCCGGTCTCCAGGAGATTATTGCTGTTGACATCGCCGCTGCTGTAGCCGGTGTTGCCGGCGATACTATCGGTTACCATAACCGCAGTGACAGATTTTGTGCCGCTCAGGGCAACGGTGAAACTATAGACAAGGCTATCACCCACCGCCGCGGTCAGCGGGCCGGTTTTGGTGAGGGTCAGGCCAAGCGTATTGAATTCATGAGTCACGAGATTGGTCTGGGTGATGATCGGCTCGCTGTTGATGAAGGCCTGGTTAGTGATGATAGTTCCGGGCGTTGAGGTGGCCACCGGGACCACCACCAGGGTCATGGTGACTGTGTCGCTGGTGGCATACAGCCGTCCTACCGTGGCCGTTACCAGGCGGCCTGTGGCTGTAATGCTGCCCTGGCTGATACTATAGGTGATCAAATCCGTGGCGGCGGGCACGGCATCGGTGACCACGATATTATCCACGTACCCCTCGCCCGTGTTGGAGAGAGCAATGGTATACGTTATCTGTTGGCCCGCTAAAACCGAACTACCCGCAGTGGGGGTGGCAGTTTTTGTAGCGGTCAGGCCAACCGTACCCAGTTCATGGGTCACCAGATTGGTCTGGGTGATGATTGGCTCGCTGTTGATGAAGGCTTGGTTAGTGATAATCACCCCTGGGGTTGTGGTGGCCACCGGGGCCACCACCAGGGTCATGGTGACCGTATCGCTGGTGGCATACAGCCGTCCCACCGTAGCCGTCACCAGGCGGCCTGTGGCCGTAATGCTGCCCTGGCTGACGCTATAGGTGACTAAATTTGTGGCGGCGGGCACGGCATCGGTGACCACGATATTATCCACGTACCGGTCGCCCGTGTTGGAGAGAGCAATGGTGTACGTTATCTGTTGACCAACTGAAACAGAGCTGCCGCTCGCCGGCGTAGCTGTTTTTATTACAGCGAGGTTGACCAGTTTCTCAAAAGTATCAATGAGCTCGTCCTGGGCCTCACTTCTGCTGGCGCCATTGGCGGCGCACAGGCCAAAAGCCAACGGTGTGGTCTGACCAGAAGTAAGATCAGGGATATTGGCCACAATCCAAACAATATGGTCGTCGGCTGGGAGATTGGTAATGGTGTTGGAGGGCGTAATCATTTGATTTTTTATATCAAAATCTGTAATGGGATAACTTTCTGGAGGAAAAACATTTCTATCCCCATTAATGCCATATCCTCGCCAACTGCCTTGCAGCAGCGCCACCCCCATAGCAAATCCATCGTATAACGGAGCTGCCTCATTCTCGTCTGCAAGATAAACCAGGCGACGAGCAGGATCGTAGTACCCTATGTCGCCATTCTCGGAAAGAGCTACATCTATATTCACCATAAATAGTAGCTTGCCCTCGGTCAGAGAGATACTGCCGGTGTTTTCAATATCCAATTCCATGATCACACAGTTATTGGCCGGGGTGGCCAGGGTGCGTTGGGTAATTTGATATGAAAGCGCCTTGCTGGCATATATTACCCGGCTATCCTCACTGTAGGCTGGATAGTTGTTGTGGGGAGAAGTGTAAAGCGTGATTGGCGTTGTTGGGATAAAATCGCCTTGCACCCCCACATCCACATTATCGCCGGTATGCTGATCAAAGCGGACGGCAATGGTGGTGCCGGTGATATCATTTCCATCCTGGTCTATTTGGTTTTGGTTGTTTTGGTCAAGGAATTGATTGCTGATTCTGCCGTTGGCATACACCCGCATTTGGTGGGTGGTAGCCGCAGTGTGGGTAATAACGGTGGTATTGGTGATAACGGCCAACAAAGGGCGAATAGGCGGCGCGGCCTGTATTTTTTGGGAGGTGGCCCATAAAAGCAGAAACAAAGCCGCGGCCACCGCCAGGCTGCCCAGGAAAACGGTCAGCGCCAACTGAGCCAATGATTTTTTGGGAGAGGTTTTGGGCGCAGTTTGTAAAACTGTGACCCGCTGGGATAGGTTTAATGGCTGCGACAAATTTTTTTGCCCTTGCTAACTGCATTTTTACGGCAAAACCGTAATGGTGACGCCGGTTTCATTGGAAGGGGTCAGGATGGGGTCATAAGCCCTATAGGTAAAGGTGTAGACGCCAAAAACGGTGGGACTGTAAACAAAGGACCCATCCAGGTTGAGTATCAGAACGCCGGCGCCGGGCGACGTAACCAGATTGGCGGTCAGGCTGTCGCCGTCTACATCCGTATCATTGCCCAATACGCCGGGGGCGGAGATAACCAGGGTAGTAGTGAGAGGAGTGGTATAGGCGTCTGGGTTGGCTACCGGCGGGTCGTTGATGGCAAAAATGGTGACCGTGACGACCGCCGTATCGGTAAAAACGCCGTCGCTGATGGTGTAGGTGAAGCTGTCGGTGCCGTTGATATTGGGATTGGGGTTATACGTAACCGTATAGCCCGGCACATTGATGGTGGCGGTGCCGCTCATGGGCGCGCCCACGGCAATCACGGTCAGGGTATCTCCGTTCGGGTCGCTGTCGTTGCCAAGCACATTGATGACGGTAGGGGTATCTTCCGCCGTATTGGGTGTATCATTCACCGCTACCGGCGGGCCGTTAACGCTGACGGTCACTGTGGCTGTGTCGGTTAAAAGGCCGTCGCTGATGGTGTAGGTGAAGGTATCATTACCGGCAAAGCCGGGGTTGGGGGTGTAAGTGACCGTGGTATTGTTGGTAGTGGCTACGCCGTTGGCGGGCAGCCCCACCGCAATAACGGTGAGAGGGTCGCCGTCCGGGTCGCTGTCGTTATTTAGCACGGTAATGGTGATAGGGATATTTTGATCGGTAAACGCCGGATCATCCACCGCATTGGGCGGGGCATTGATGGAGATAACGGTAATGGTGACCGTAGCCGTGTCGCAGGCCCCGTCATTGTCGCAGACCTGGTAAATGAAAGTATCGCTGCCGCTAAAATTAAGGTTGGGGGTATAGGTTATTTGGCCGGTGCCGGGATTGACCGCAACGGCGCCGTTGGCCGGGCCGCTGATAACCGCGACGGTGCCGGGCACAAGCGTCCCGTCCGGGTCGCTATCATTAAGCAAAACATTGACCGTGACCGGCGTATTTTCATTTGTATTGGCGGCGTCGTCTATGGCTATTGGCGGTTGGTTGGGCGGGGGTGGTGGAACGAGGGTTGGAGTGGGGGGGATAGGCGTGGGTGTGGGCGGGATGAGCGTAGGTGTTGGCAACGCCGGGCTTGGCGTCGGCAGTGGAGGTGTTGGGCTGGAGGGCGGCACAGGCGTAGGCGGCGCAGCAGTTGGCGGCGCGGTGGTTGGGGCTGGGGGCGCGGTAGGTGGCGGCGCAGTGGGAGGGACGGGGGAGGGAGGCGATGATAGGGTAGGCGGCGGTATTGGGATTGGCGGTAAGGGGGAAGGGGTTGGGGTTGGAGCCAACGTGGGAACCGGGTTGGGCAAGAACGCAACCTCATCCACAATTCCCAACGCCTGCGGCGTTTGCCGGAGCGTGTCTTGATCATGGGCAATTTCAGTGGCAATGCTGTTGCGGTCCAGAGGGGCCGGGGCTATTGACGGGTCAAGCTCATAGTTGGCTTTGTTTCCGGAAAGCATGCTGGCTTG is part of the Anaerolineae bacterium genome and encodes:
- the secD gene encoding protein translocase subunit SecD; translation: MDRRNISILIGILLLTALLAWIVAVDDLEYVFPAQAEGEISVESTPLWAVLMPWQGSQQRSVKVHQGLDLQGGLQVVLEADLPTGQELPEGAMEAARIIVDNRVNGLGVTEPLVQLQGDNRIIVELPGISDPELAISTIRETGLLEFVDAGLTPIPDGAVIQTTFGGAQPEETETPAEAPAEGEEPSAEPTAPAQVYETVITGGDLEEVSNAGFNPDTRVVEIYFSLKDEGANRFAEHTGDNIGRFLCIVLDKTVISCPVINARIDKNGTISLGNADLTEGQALAIQLRYGALPVPLKVVESRSVGPTLGQDSVQKSIRAGTIGLIVVLLFMIVYYRLPGFMAALAMVIYGLLNFGLYKIIPVTLTLPAITGFILSLGMAVDANILVFERLKEELRAGRTLNRAMELGFSRAWPSIRDSAVSTLITCAILFWFGSNFGASIVKGFAVTLALGVVTNIFTAVTVTRTFLRFMLGLTGEGLKNSVFLMGFALQERFAKVPRWAKGLYAIVDKRKWFYLLSVLVIIPGLMAMGISMAQFGSLLKPSIDFEGGSLMELQFEQPVRPSQVRQIFTGFTYGGVDYKDATVTTAEQLGQETILVRSKFLPDEAKSTLQAQLRTQLGNFEELRFDSVGPTIGAEVTRAGLIAVSVAAVAILLYLYFAFRAVPNAFRYGVAAVVAMLHDILVTAGFFAIAGLVAGWEIDALFLTAILTVIGYSVHDTIIVFDRIRENLPRYRMEPYGVVCNRSLLETLNRSVVTSLSTVFVVLAILLFGGSTIRQFTAIILVGIISGTYSSIFNAVPVLVSWRYGEFGNFFRRLIGRAPVEATT
- a CDS encoding DUF11 domain-containing protein, whose protein sequence is MSQPLNLSQRVTVLQTAPKTSPKKSLAQLALTVFLGSLAVAAALFLLLWATSQKIQAAPPIRPLLAVITNTTVITHTAATTHQMRVYANGRISNQFLDQNNQNQIDQDGNDITGTTIAVRFDQHTGDNVDVGVQGDFIPTTPITLYTSPHNNYPAYSEDSRVIYASKALSYQITQRTLATPANNCVIMELDIENTGSISLTEGKLLFMVNIDVALSENGDIGYYDPARRLVYLADENEAAPLYDGFAMGVALLQGSWRGYGINGDRNVFPPESYPITDFDIKNQMITPSNTITNLPADDHIVWIVANIPDLTSGQTTPLAFGLCAANGASRSEAQDELIDTFEKLVNLAVIKTATPASGSSVSVGQQITYTIALSNTGDRYVDNIVVTDAVPAATNLVTYSVSQGSITATGRLVTATVGRLYATSDTVTMTLVVAPVATTTPGVIITNQAFINSEPIITQTNLVTHELGTVGLTATKTATPTAGSSVLAGQQITYTIALSNTGEGYVDNIVVTDAVPAATDLITYSISQGSITATGRLVTATVGRLYATSDTVTMTLVVVPVATSTPGTIITNQAFINSEPIITQTNLVTHEFNTLGLTLTKTGPLTAAVGDSLVYSFTVALSGTKSVTAVMVTDSIAGNTGYSSGDVNSNNLLETGETWVYTAAYTIQPTDTHLLVNTGTVSGKDLSNNNVVATDTHTTTLSFDPQLVVVSSGPAVANLNETVVFTFIVINYDMQSLFLFGLDLINIASIGDGSPISITQVTDTLAGEAAYAFGDWNNNSTLDGGEGWVYTASYTIQAAAPNPLTGVVVAVGRDMEGDELTATSDVHFTYLNLPDAGNSTFMPIIFKNGP
- a CDS encoding tandem-95 repeat protein produces the protein MRKILIALIFLLLSFACIFCSSQSALWFIDEDQVQASMLSGNKANYELDPSIAPAPLDRNSIATEIAHDQDTLRQTPQALGIVDEVAFLPNPVPTLAPTPTPSPLPPIPIPPPTLSSPPSPVPPTAPPPTAPPAPTTAPPTAAPPTPVPPSSPTPPLPTPSPALPTPTLIPPTPTPIPPTPTLVPPPPPNQPPIAIDDAANTNENTPVTVNVLLNDSDPDGTLVPGTVAVISGPANGAVAVNPGTGQITYTPNLNFSGSDTFIYQVCDNDGACDTATVTITVISINAPPNAVDDPAFTDQNIPITITVLNNDSDPDGDPLTVIAVGLPANGVATTNNTTVTYTPNPGFAGNDTFTYTISDGLLTDTATVTVSVNGPPVAVNDTPNTAEDTPTVINVLGNDSDPNGDTLTVIAVGAPMSGTATINVPGYTVTYNPNPNINGTDSFTYTISDGVFTDTAVVTVTIFAINDPPVANPDAYTTPLTTTLVISAPGVLGNDTDVDGDSLTANLVTSPGAGVLILNLDGSFVYSPTVFGVYTFTYRAYDPILTPSNETGVTITVLP